The segment GTATATTATGAGGAGAGATTCGCTATCGCACCAGATAGTATCGGTCATATCTATGTAGCGTCATCCAAAACTTTGTTTGCTTCCAATTACATTTCAGCAGTGGAGATTAGAGCGGATAGTACACAGATAATTGGTCGTGCCGAGTGGCAAAATACAGAAACACTTACTTTCGAGGAGATGGAGAGGCTAGGGGTTTATTTTGTGGACCCATGGTACGTGGATAATACAAAGGGTTCTTACCAGTCATTCAGAAAAAAGTACATCAATAAGTACAATGATATACCTAGCCAAAATGCCATGATAGGATATGATATGACGATGACAATTGGAAAGATGATGATTAAAAACGGTCATTATTTCCAGTCCGCAGATAATAGTAAAAAATTTATGGTTGGTGAAATATTTGAAGGTGTGTCCTTTGATGGGGGCAATTCCAATCAATATGTACCAATCACACGATTTGAAGATTCACGGTTAAAAGTAGTCAACAGCAGGAAAGATGGAAAAGGGGAAGAGTAAAAAGATATTTGAACAAGCACAGTTGAGTATTCCAGGTGGTGTCAATTCCCCTGTGCGGGCATTTAGAGCCGTTGGTGGAGAACCTGTTTTTATGGAATCTGCTCAGGGTGCTTATATGACAGACATTGATGGTAACAGTTATATCGACTTGATCAATAGCTGGGGGCCGATGATTTTAGGTCATGGCAACCCTTTGATTGCTGATGCAGTAACAGATGCTGTCAAGCGGTCTTTATCCTTTGGTACGCCTACTGCTGCTGAGGTGACGATGGCAGAACTAATCTGCTCTATGGTACCTTCGATGGACAAAGTAAGAATGGTCAATTCTGGAACAGAAGCTACGATGTCTGCAATCAGGGTTGCGAGAGGCTATACAGGCCGTGATAAAATTATCAAATTCGAAGGATGCTACCATGGACATGGTGATTCATTTTTGATTGCGGCAGGCAGTGGTGCAGCAACCATGGGTGAGCCAGATAGTCCAGGTGTGACCAAAGGCACTGCTCGGGATACCCTGACTGTGCCATACAACAATCTCGAAAAATTACAGGAAGTAGTCCATGAGAATAAAGACCAAGTTGCAGCGATTATTTTAGAACCAGTAGTAGGCAATATGGGTTGTGTACCACCTATAGACGGCTACCTTCAGGGATTGAGGCAGATTTGTGATGATCACGGTATTGTTTTGATATTTGATGAGGTCATGACAGGTTTTAGATTGGCGTCAG is part of the Reichenbachiella agarivorans genome and harbors:
- the hemL gene encoding glutamate-1-semialdehyde 2,1-aminomutase, with protein sequence MEKGKSKKIFEQAQLSIPGGVNSPVRAFRAVGGEPVFMESAQGAYMTDIDGNSYIDLINSWGPMILGHGNPLIADAVTDAVKRSLSFGTPTAAEVTMAELICSMVPSMDKVRMVNSGTEATMSAIRVARGYTGRDKIIKFEGCYHGHGDSFLIAAGSGAATMGEPDSPGVTKGTARDTLTVPYNNLEKLQEVVHENKDQVAAIILEPVVGNMGCVPPIDGYLQGLRQICDDHGIVLIFDEVMTGFRLASGGAQELYGVKADMTTLGKIIGGGMPVGAYGGRADIMDMVSPKGPVYQAGTLSGNPVAMAAGLAMLGYLHDNRGLYVQLESVQQIITGGIRTNMKRLGLNYQINAVGSMFSLFFTETPVVDFETAKTSDLTMFGKYFNAMLNRGVYLAPSQYETLFLSTAIGEAEMEKIIAANYEALQEIHS